In the genome of Cryptomeria japonica chromosome 8, Sugi_1.0, whole genome shotgun sequence, one region contains:
- the LOC131857593 gene encoding uncharacterized protein LOC131857593, with product MNSRGALELREFPKEVICSARGENFVEEIKDVHEQVKTTLQKSADKYKEQADKRRKEVHFQVGDMVWVHLKKERLPKGRHTKLMMRKIRPCMILKAFGSNAYKVKLPHDIGLSPIFNVSDLTLCKNDVVASTVTGETTVEGDEWLKDLSSKPPLKLEKILDTKVVKRNRNQVYKQYLVKWNCLPKVDATWLYEHDILKFRCRLEDLFSRGLENSSPGEYGAGAPSGHNESNP from the coding sequence ATGAATTCAAGGGGTGCTTTGGAGTTGAGAGAGTTTCCCAAGGAGGTCATTTGTAGTGCACGAGGTGAGAACTTTGTTGAGGAAATCAAAGATGTACATGAGCAGGTTAAGACAACATTACAAAAGAGTGCAGACAAGTACAAGGAACAGGCGGATAAAAGGAGAAAGGAAGTGCACTTTCAGGTTGGTGATATGGTATGGGTTCATTTGAAAAAGGAGAGGCTACCAAAGGGTAGACACACTAAGTTGATGATGAGAAAGATAAGACCATGCATGATCCTTAAGGCTTTTGGCTCCAATGCCTATAAAGTGAAATTGCCACATGATATTGGCCtctcacccattttcaatgtttcagatcTGACTCTTTGCAAGAATGATGTTGTTGCAAGTACTGTGACAGGTGAAACAACAGTAGAAGGTGATGAGTGGCTCAAGGATCTTTCATCCAAGCCACCTTTGAAGCTTGAAAAGATCCTAGATACCAAAGTGGTGAAAAGGAATAGGAATCAAGTTTACAAGCAGTATTTGGTCAAGTGGAATTGTTTACCAAAGGTAGATGCAACATGGTTGTATGAGCATGATATTCTGAAATTTCGTTGCAGACTTGAAGATCTCTTCTCAAGAGGACTTGAGAACAGTTcacctggggagtatggtgcaggggcaccaagTGGACATAATGAGTCCAACCCATGA